Proteins encoded in a region of the Podarcis muralis chromosome 6, rPodMur119.hap1.1, whole genome shotgun sequence genome:
- the REEP3 gene encoding receptor expression-enhancing protein 3 isoform X2, with product MVSCIISRVVVLVFGMLYPAYYSYKAVKTKNVKEYVRWMMYWIVFALYTVTETITDLMISWFPLYYELKIAFVIWLLSPYTRGASLIYRKFLHPLLSSREREIDEYIVQAKERGYETMVNFGKQGLNLAATAAVTAAVKGQGAITEKLRSFSMHDLTAIQGDEPVGQRHYQTLPDTKKRSRSSTTNETLGYTIPLKKDSEDDKTDEEREGTYSEDETFTQRGLRRTQSMKSVKTIKGRKEVRYGSLKYKVKRRPQVYF from the exons GCTGGTTTTTGGAATGCTGTATCCTGCATATTATTCATACAAAGCTGTGAAGACAAAAAACGTGAAGGAATAC GTGCGGTGGATGATGTACTGGATTGTGTTTGCTCTTTATACTGTTACTGAAACAATAACGGACCTCATGATATCTTG GTTTCCATTGTACTACGAGTTGAAGATTGCATTTGTTATTTGGTTGCTCTCTCCATATACTAGAGGAGCAAGTTTAATATATAGGAAGTTTCTTCATCCTCTTCTTTCTTCAAGAGAAAGG GAGATTGATGAATATATTGTGCAAGCCAAAGAACGCGGTTATGAAACAATGGTTAACTTTGGTAAACAAGGCTTAAATTTAGCTGCTACTGCTGCAGTGACAGCAGCTGTAAAG GGTCAAGGGGCAATAACTGAAAAGCTGCGGAGTTTCAGTATGCATGACTTAACTGCTATACAAGGTGATGAACCAGTGGGACAAAGACACTACCAAACATTACCTGATACAAAAAAGAGAAGCAGAAGCTCCACCACCAATGAAACTTTAG GTTACActattccattaaaaaaagattCTGAAGATGATAAAACAGATGAGGAGAGGGAAGGGACATATTCAGAGGATGAGACGTTCACTCAGAGAGGTCTCCGGCGAACACAAAGTATGAAATCGGTAAAAACTATCAAAGGCCGCAAGGAG GTGCGGTATGGCTCATTAAAATACAAAGTGAAGAGAAGACCACAAGTGTACTTCTAA
- the REEP3 gene encoding receptor expression-enhancing protein 3 isoform X1, with protein MVSCIISRVVVLVFGMLYPAYYSYKAVKTKNVKEYVRWMMYWIVFALYTVTETITDLMISWFPLYYELKIAFVIWLLSPYTRGASLIYRKFLHPLLSSREREIDEYIVQAKERGYETMVNFGKQGLNLAATAAVTAAVKGQGAITEKLRSFSMHDLTAIQGDEPVGQRHYQTLPDTKKRSRSSTTNETLGYTIPLKKDSEDDKTDEEREGTYSEDETFTQRGLRRTQSMKSVKTIKGRKEASTSLLSNIKFCVQMVQRNRAVCHLHIGNTSLQIS; from the exons GCTGGTTTTTGGAATGCTGTATCCTGCATATTATTCATACAAAGCTGTGAAGACAAAAAACGTGAAGGAATAC GTGCGGTGGATGATGTACTGGATTGTGTTTGCTCTTTATACTGTTACTGAAACAATAACGGACCTCATGATATCTTG GTTTCCATTGTACTACGAGTTGAAGATTGCATTTGTTATTTGGTTGCTCTCTCCATATACTAGAGGAGCAAGTTTAATATATAGGAAGTTTCTTCATCCTCTTCTTTCTTCAAGAGAAAGG GAGATTGATGAATATATTGTGCAAGCCAAAGAACGCGGTTATGAAACAATGGTTAACTTTGGTAAACAAGGCTTAAATTTAGCTGCTACTGCTGCAGTGACAGCAGCTGTAAAG GGTCAAGGGGCAATAACTGAAAAGCTGCGGAGTTTCAGTATGCATGACTTAACTGCTATACAAGGTGATGAACCAGTGGGACAAAGACACTACCAAACATTACCTGATACAAAAAAGAGAAGCAGAAGCTCCACCACCAATGAAACTTTAG GTTACActattccattaaaaaaagattCTGAAGATGATAAAACAGATGAGGAGAGGGAAGGGACATATTCAGAGGATGAGACGTTCACTCAGAGAGGTCTCCGGCGAACACAAAGTATGAAATCGGTAAAAACTATCAAAGGCCGCAAGGAGGCAAGTACATCTCTACTTAGTAATATAAAGTTCTGTGTTCAGATGGTACAAagaaatagagctgtgtgtcatttaCATATTGGCAACACCTCACTCCAGATCTCCTGA